One window of the Streptomyces sp. ITFR-21 genome contains the following:
- the sufC gene encoding Fe-S cluster assembly ATPase SufC, with product MATLEIHDLHVTVDADNSTKEILKGVDLTVKQGETHAIMGPNGSGKSTLAYSLAGHPKYTVTGGSVTLDGEDVLAMTVDERARAGVFLAMQYPVEIPGVSVSNFLRTSATAVRGEAPKLRTWVKEVRETMEQLHMDAAFAERNVNEGFSGGEKKRHEILQLELLKPKIAILDETDSGLDVDALRIVSEGVNRVRASGAVGTLLITHYTRILRYIKPDFVHVFSAGRIVESGGAELADKLEEEGYESYVKGGVSA from the coding sequence ATGGCAACGCTTGAAATCCACGACCTGCACGTCACCGTCGACGCCGACAACTCCACCAAGGAGATCCTGAAGGGCGTCGACCTGACCGTGAAGCAGGGCGAGACCCACGCCATCATGGGTCCCAACGGCTCCGGCAAGTCCACCCTGGCCTACTCGCTGGCCGGGCACCCCAAGTACACCGTCACCGGCGGCAGCGTCACCCTCGACGGCGAGGACGTGCTGGCCATGACGGTCGACGAGCGGGCCCGCGCCGGCGTCTTCCTCGCCATGCAGTACCCGGTGGAGATCCCCGGCGTGTCGGTCTCCAACTTCCTGCGCACCTCCGCCACAGCCGTCCGCGGCGAGGCCCCCAAGCTGCGGACCTGGGTGAAGGAGGTCCGCGAGACGATGGAACAGCTCCACATGGACGCCGCCTTCGCCGAGCGCAACGTCAACGAGGGCTTCTCCGGCGGTGAGAAGAAGCGCCACGAGATCCTCCAGCTCGAACTGCTCAAGCCCAAGATCGCGATCCTGGACGAGACCGACTCCGGCCTCGACGTGGACGCGCTGCGGATCGTCTCCGAAGGCGTCAACCGGGTCCGTGCCAGTGGCGCGGTCGGCACCCTGCTGATCACCCACTACACGCGCATCCTGCGCTACATCAAGCCCGACTTCGTGCATGTCTTCTCGGCCGGCCGGATCGTGGAGTCCGGTGGCGCCGAGCTCGCCGACAAGCTGGAGGAAGAGGGCTACGAGTCCTATGTGAAGGGTGGCGTATCCGCGTGA
- a CDS encoding metal-sulfur cluster assembly factor yields the protein MTDNTEVAVKPASEEELREALYDVVDPELGIDVVNLGLIYGIHIDDTNIATLDMTLTSAACPLTDVIEEQAKSATEGIVNDLRINWVWMPPWGPEKITDDGREQLRALGFNV from the coding sequence ATGACCGACAACACCGAGGTCGCCGTGAAGCCGGCCTCCGAAGAGGAACTCCGCGAGGCGCTGTACGACGTCGTCGACCCCGAACTGGGCATCGACGTGGTCAACCTCGGCCTCATCTACGGCATCCACATCGACGACACCAACATCGCCACCCTCGACATGACGCTCACCTCGGCGGCCTGCCCGCTGACCGACGTCATCGAGGAGCAGGCCAAGAGCGCCACCGAGGGCATCGTCAACGACCTCAGGATCAATTGGGTCTGGATGCCGCCGTGGGGCCCGGAGAAGATCACCGACGACGGCCGTGAGCAGCTGCGGGCGCTCGGCTTCAACGTCTGA
- the sufB gene encoding Fe-S cluster assembly protein SufB, whose translation MTAPTETTHPELEGIGTYEYGWADSDAAGAAAKRGLSEEVVRDISAKKSEPEWMLRMRLKGLRLFGRKPMPTWGSDLTGIDFDNIKYFVRSTEKQAESWEDLPEDIRRTYDRLGIPEAEKQRLVAGVAAQYESEVVYHQIREDLEEQGVIFQDTDTALREHPELFQEYFGTVIPAGDNKFAALNTAVWSGGSFIYVPKGVHVEIPLQAYFRINTENMGQFERTLIIVDEDAYVHYVEGCTAPVYKSDSLHSAVVEIIVKKGGRCRYTTIQNWSNNVYNLVTKRAVAYEGATMEWVDGNIGSKVTMKYPAVYLMGEHAKGETLSIAFAGEGQHQDAGAKMVHMAPNTSSNIVSKSVARGGGRTSYRGLIEIGEGSHGAKSNVLCDALLVDTISRSDTYPYVDVREDDVSMGHEATVSKVSDDQLFYLMSRGMTEFEAMAMIVRGFVEPIAKELPMEYALELNRLIELQMEGSVG comes from the coding sequence ATGACTGCTCCCACGGAGACCACTCACCCGGAGCTCGAGGGCATCGGCACGTACGAGTACGGCTGGGCCGACTCCGACGCCGCCGGCGCCGCCGCCAAGCGCGGCCTCTCCGAGGAGGTCGTCCGCGACATCTCCGCGAAGAAGTCCGAGCCGGAGTGGATGCTGAGGATGCGGCTGAAGGGCCTGCGTCTGTTCGGCAGGAAGCCCATGCCGACCTGGGGCTCCGACCTGACCGGCATCGACTTCGACAACATCAAGTACTTCGTGCGGTCCACCGAGAAGCAGGCCGAGTCCTGGGAGGACCTGCCCGAGGACATCCGCAGGACCTACGACCGGCTGGGCATCCCCGAGGCGGAGAAGCAGCGCCTGGTCGCCGGTGTCGCCGCCCAGTACGAGTCCGAGGTCGTCTACCACCAGATCCGCGAGGACCTGGAGGAGCAGGGCGTCATCTTCCAGGACACCGACACCGCGCTGCGCGAGCACCCGGAGCTGTTCCAGGAGTACTTCGGCACCGTCATCCCGGCCGGCGACAACAAGTTCGCCGCGCTGAACACCGCGGTGTGGTCCGGCGGCTCCTTCATCTACGTGCCCAAGGGCGTGCACGTGGAGATCCCGCTCCAGGCGTACTTCCGGATCAACACCGAGAACATGGGCCAGTTCGAGCGGACGCTGATCATCGTCGACGAGGACGCCTACGTCCACTACGTCGAGGGCTGTACCGCGCCGGTCTACAAGTCGGACTCGCTGCACTCCGCGGTCGTCGAGATCATCGTCAAGAAGGGTGGCCGCTGCCGTTACACGACCATCCAGAACTGGTCGAACAACGTCTACAACCTGGTCACCAAGCGTGCCGTGGCGTACGAGGGCGCGACCATGGAGTGGGTCGACGGCAACATCGGCTCCAAGGTCACCATGAAGTACCCGGCCGTCTACCTGATGGGCGAGCACGCCAAGGGCGAGACGCTGTCCATCGCCTTCGCCGGCGAGGGCCAGCACCAGGACGCCGGCGCCAAGATGGTGCACATGGCGCCCAACACGTCGTCGAACATCGTCTCCAAGTCGGTGGCGCGCGGCGGCGGCCGGACCTCGTACCGCGGTCTGATCGAGATCGGCGAGGGTTCGCACGGCGCGAAGTCCAACGTGCTGTGCGACGCGCTGCTGGTCGACACGATCTCCCGCTCCGACACCTACCCCTACGTGGACGTCCGCGAGGACGACGTGTCGATGGGCCACGAGGCGACCGTCTCCAAGGTCTCCGACGACCAGCTCTTCTACCTGATGAGCCGGGGCATGACCGAGTTCGAGGCGATGGCGATGATCGTCCGCGGCTTCGTCGAGCCGATCGCCAAGGAACTGCCGATGGAGTACGCGCTGGAGCTCAACCGGCTGATCGAGCTCCAGATGGAAGGCTCGGTGGGCTGA
- a CDS encoding ATP-grasp domain-containing protein, with amino-acid sequence MVEPTSPRLLFVGGAGDAALAVDVVRTALGQARKRGLQVHLTNQEATLAATPAITALADAASAVDFEIPGASADWARGRAAAGERFDIVFGVREMAQEAVAEAADALGLPGNPPQAVHRVRTKDEARAALAAAGFRQPRFRVCADEAEVRDFLARTTGPWVVKPRDAMGSEGVTRIDGPQELAAALEFLPERTAFIVEEFVTGPEYSAEGVFLGGAPHVLAVTSKELLPPPNFFEIEYVIPAIVPEETRAEIERQVVAALGVLGLRYGQFHVELWWTERGVVLGEVHVRNAGGWIHRMLAHVIPGLEWFGLVFDDVLGNPVDTAALQPVRGAAIRFLTPPPGRLVAVEGWEEVAAHPAVIHCELAVRPGDVIEPHRSVENRVALIAVGADTPEEARRLARKLEESVRFVTEAAPH; translated from the coding sequence ATGGTCGAACCGACCAGCCCCCGTCTTCTCTTCGTCGGCGGCGCCGGGGACGCCGCCCTCGCCGTCGACGTGGTCCGGACGGCCTTAGGCCAGGCCCGCAAGCGCGGCCTGCAGGTCCACCTGACCAACCAGGAGGCCACCCTCGCCGCCACCCCCGCGATCACCGCGCTCGCCGACGCCGCCTCCGCCGTCGACTTCGAGATACCCGGCGCGAGCGCCGACTGGGCCCGCGGCCGGGCCGCGGCCGGCGAGCGCTTCGACATCGTCTTCGGCGTACGGGAGATGGCGCAGGAGGCGGTCGCCGAGGCCGCCGACGCACTGGGCCTGCCCGGCAACCCACCGCAGGCCGTGCACCGGGTCCGAACCAAGGACGAGGCGCGCGCGGCACTGGCCGCCGCGGGCTTCCGCCAGCCGCGGTTCCGGGTGTGTGCGGACGAGGCCGAGGTACGCGACTTCCTCGCCCGGACCACCGGCCCCTGGGTGGTCAAGCCACGGGACGCCATGGGCAGCGAGGGCGTCACCCGGATCGACGGCCCGCAGGAGCTGGCGGCGGCGCTGGAGTTCCTGCCGGAGCGGACCGCCTTCATCGTCGAGGAGTTCGTCACCGGGCCCGAGTACAGCGCGGAGGGCGTCTTCCTCGGCGGTGCCCCGCACGTGCTCGCCGTCACCTCCAAGGAACTGCTGCCGCCGCCCAACTTCTTCGAGATCGAGTACGTCATCCCGGCGATCGTGCCCGAGGAGACCCGCGCCGAGATCGAGCGGCAGGTCGTCGCGGCCCTCGGCGTGCTCGGCCTGCGCTACGGCCAGTTCCACGTCGAACTGTGGTGGACCGAGCGGGGGGTGGTGCTCGGCGAGGTCCATGTCCGCAACGCCGGCGGCTGGATCCACCGGATGCTGGCCCATGTCATCCCCGGCCTGGAGTGGTTCGGCCTGGTGTTCGACGACGTCCTGGGCAACCCCGTGGACACCGCCGCGCTGCAGCCGGTGCGCGGCGCGGCGATCCGCTTCCTCACGCCGCCGCCGGGACGGCTGGTGGCGGTCGAGGGCTGGGAGGAGGTGGCGGCCCATCCGGCCGTCATCCACTGCGAGCTGGCGGTCCGGCCCGGCGACGTCATCGAGCCGCACCGCTCGGTGGAGAACCGGGTCGCGCTGATAGCCGTCGGCGCCGACACCCCGGAGGAGGCCCGGCGGCTGGCCCGCAAGCTGGAGGAGTCGGTGCGCTTCGTCACCGAGGCGGCGCCGCACTGA
- a CDS encoding cysteine desulfurase, giving the protein MSGLLDTETIRKDFPVLDRLVHDGRRLVYLDNAATSQKPQQVLDAVNHYYTRSNANVHRGVHTLAEEATALYEGARDKVAAFINAPSRDEVIFTKNASESLNLVANMLGWADEPYRVDRDTEIVITEMEHHSNIVPWQLLSQRTGAKLKWFGLTDDGRLDLSDIEQVITEKTKIVSFVLVSNILGTVNPVEAIVRRAQDVGALVLIDASQAVPHMPFDVQALGADFVAFTGHKMLGPTGIGVLWGRQELLEDLPPFLGGGEMIETVSMHSSTYAPAPHKFEAGTPPIAQAIGLGTAVDYLTELGMDKVLAHEHAITEYALSRLLEVPDLRIIGPTSGEDRGSAISFTLGDIHPHDVGQVLDEQGIAVRVGHHCARPVCLRYGIPATTRASFYLYSTPAEVDALVEGLEQVRNFFG; this is encoded by the coding sequence CTGTCCGGTCTCCTCGACACCGAGACGATCCGCAAGGATTTCCCGGTGCTGGACCGGCTGGTCCACGACGGCCGGCGGCTCGTCTACCTGGACAACGCCGCCACCTCGCAGAAGCCGCAGCAGGTGCTGGACGCGGTGAACCACTACTACACGCGCTCCAACGCGAACGTGCACCGCGGCGTGCACACCCTCGCCGAGGAGGCCACCGCGCTGTACGAGGGCGCCCGCGACAAGGTGGCGGCCTTCATCAACGCGCCCAGCCGCGACGAGGTGATCTTCACCAAGAACGCCTCGGAGTCGCTGAACCTGGTGGCGAACATGCTCGGCTGGGCCGACGAGCCCTACCGGGTGGACCGCGACACCGAGATCGTCATCACCGAGATGGAGCACCACTCCAACATTGTGCCGTGGCAGCTGCTCTCGCAGCGCACCGGCGCCAAGCTGAAGTGGTTCGGCCTCACCGACGACGGCCGGCTCGACCTGTCCGACATCGAGCAGGTCATCACCGAGAAGACGAAGATCGTCTCCTTCGTGCTGGTCTCCAACATCCTCGGCACCGTCAACCCGGTCGAGGCGATCGTCCGCCGCGCCCAGGACGTCGGCGCGCTGGTGCTGATCGACGCCTCGCAGGCCGTGCCGCACATGCCGTTCGACGTGCAGGCGCTCGGCGCGGACTTCGTGGCCTTCACCGGCCACAAGATGCTCGGCCCGACCGGCATCGGCGTGCTGTGGGGGCGCCAGGAGCTGCTGGAGGACCTGCCGCCGTTCCTCGGCGGCGGCGAGATGATCGAGACCGTCTCGATGCACTCCTCCACCTACGCGCCCGCGCCGCACAAGTTCGAGGCCGGCACCCCGCCGATCGCCCAGGCCATCGGCCTGGGCACCGCCGTGGACTACCTGACCGAGCTGGGCATGGACAAGGTCCTCGCGCACGAGCACGCGATCACCGAGTACGCGCTGAGCCGGCTGCTGGAGGTCCCGGACCTGCGGATCATCGGTCCGACCAGTGGTGAGGACCGCGGCTCCGCGATCTCCTTCACGCTCGGCGACATCCACCCGCACGACGTGGGCCAGGTACTGGACGAGCAGGGCATCGCGGTACGGGTCGGGCACCACTGCGCCCGCCCGGTCTGCCTGCGCTACGGAATTCCCGCGACCACGCGGGCGTCGTTCTATCTGTACTCCACCCCGGCCGAGGTCGATGCCTTGGTCGAGGGCCTGGAGCAGGTACGGAACTTCTTCGGCTGA
- the sufU gene encoding Fe-S cluster assembly sulfur transfer protein SufU yields the protein MKLDSMYQDVILDHYKHPHGRGLRDGQAEVHHVNPTCGDEITLRVRVDGTVVGDISYEGQGCSISQASASVLNELLVGKDVSEAQKIQETFLELMQSRGRIEPDDAMEEVLEDAVAFAGVSKYPARVKCALLSWMAWKDATAQALSGGTAGKETV from the coding sequence GTGAAGCTGGACTCGATGTACCAGGACGTGATTCTGGACCACTACAAGCACCCCCACGGGCGTGGCCTGCGCGACGGCCAGGCCGAGGTGCACCACGTCAATCCCACCTGCGGTGACGAGATCACCCTGCGGGTGCGGGTCGACGGCACCGTGGTCGGTGACATCTCCTACGAGGGCCAGGGCTGTTCCATCAGCCAGGCCAGTGCGTCGGTGCTCAACGAACTGCTGGTCGGCAAGGACGTGTCCGAGGCGCAGAAGATCCAGGAGACCTTCCTGGAACTGATGCAGTCCCGCGGCCGGATCGAGCCGGACGACGCGATGGAGGAGGTGCTGGAGGACGCGGTGGCGTTCGCCGGCGTCTCCAAGTACCCGGCACGCGTCAAGTGCGCGCTGCTGAGCTGGATGGCCTGGAAGGACGCGACCGCCCAGGCGCTGTCCGGCGGGACCGCAGGTAAGGAGACCGTATGA
- the sufD gene encoding Fe-S cluster assembly protein SufD yields the protein MAENTPAGSTTDGAITVGQPVAQPTDARVGPAASYDVADFPVPTGREEEWRFTPLERLRGLHDGTAEATGTPRTEVTAPEGVTVETVDRDDPRLGRAGKPVDRVAAQAYSSFEKASVVTVAKDTVLAEPIRIAVHGEGGTFYGHQVVEVGAFSEAVVVLDHTGDAVAAANVEYLIGDGAKLTVVSVQDWDGTAVHVAQHTALVGRDARFKSVVVTFGGDLVRLHPRVVYGGPGGEAELFGLYFTDQGQHQEHRLFIDHDTPHCRSNVAYKGALQGQGAHAVWIGDVLIRAAAEGTDTYELNRNLVLTDGARVDSVPNLEIETGEIVGAGHASATGRFEDEQLFYLQSRGIPADEARRLVVRGFFGELVQQIGLPDLEERLMAKIDTELKASV from the coding sequence ATGGCTGAGAACACCCCTGCGGGCAGCACCACCGACGGTGCGATCACGGTGGGGCAGCCGGTGGCCCAGCCCACCGATGCCCGGGTCGGTCCGGCCGCGTCCTACGACGTGGCCGACTTCCCGGTGCCCACCGGCCGCGAGGAGGAGTGGCGCTTCACTCCGCTGGAGCGGCTGCGCGGTCTGCACGACGGCACCGCCGAGGCCACCGGCACCCCGCGGACCGAGGTGACCGCGCCCGAGGGCGTCACGGTGGAGACCGTGGACCGGGACGACCCCCGGCTCGGCAGGGCGGGCAAGCCCGTCGACCGGGTGGCCGCCCAGGCCTACAGCTCCTTCGAGAAGGCGTCGGTGGTCACCGTCGCCAAGGACACCGTGCTCGCCGAGCCGATCCGGATCGCGGTGCACGGCGAGGGCGGCACCTTCTACGGCCACCAGGTCGTCGAGGTGGGCGCCTTCAGCGAGGCCGTGGTGGTCCTGGACCACACCGGGGACGCCGTCGCCGCCGCCAACGTCGAGTACCTGATCGGGGACGGCGCCAAGCTCACCGTGGTCTCCGTGCAGGACTGGGACGGCACCGCGGTGCACGTGGCCCAGCACACCGCGCTGGTCGGCCGCGACGCCAGGTTCAAGTCCGTGGTCGTCACCTTCGGCGGCGACCTGGTACGGCTCCACCCCCGAGTGGTCTACGGCGGGCCCGGCGGCGAGGCCGAGCTCTTCGGCCTGTACTTCACCGACCAGGGCCAGCACCAGGAGCACCGGCTCTTCATCGACCACGACACCCCGCACTGCCGCTCCAACGTCGCCTACAAGGGCGCGCTGCAAGGCCAGGGCGCGCACGCGGTGTGGATCGGCGACGTGCTGATCAGGGCCGCGGCCGAGGGCACCGACACCTACGAGCTCAACCGGAACCTCGTCCTCACCGACGGCGCCCGGGTCGACTCGGTGCCCAACCTGGAGATCGAGACCGGCGAGATCGTCGGCGCCGGCCACGCCTCGGCCACCGGCCGCTTCGAGGACGAGCAGCTGTTCTACCTGCAGTCCCGCGGCATCCCCGCCGACGAGGCCCGCCGCCTGGTGGTCCGCGGCTTCTTCGGCGAGCTGGTCCAGCAGATCGGCCTGCCGGACCTGGAGGAACGCCTGATGGCGAAGATCGACACCGAGCTGAAGGCGTCCGTCTGA
- a CDS encoding non-heme iron oxygenase ferredoxin subunit — protein MPAAEQSAGTSFVRACGLAELADDAPHRVELGGVAVSVVRTGGQVFAISDVCSHANVSLSEGEVEDCRIECWLHGSSFDLRTGDPSGLPATRPVPVYPVKIVGDDVLVSVTQES, from the coding sequence ATGCCCGCCGCGGAGCAGAGCGCCGGGACGTCCTTCGTCCGCGCCTGCGGGCTGGCGGAGCTGGCGGACGACGCGCCGCACCGGGTCGAACTCGGAGGCGTGGCCGTCTCGGTGGTCCGCACCGGGGGCCAGGTGTTCGCCATCAGCGACGTCTGCTCGCACGCCAACGTCTCGCTGTCCGAGGGCGAGGTCGAGGACTGCCGGATCGAGTGCTGGCTGCACGGCTCCAGCTTCGACCTGCGCACCGGCGACCCCTCCGGACTGCCCGCCACCCGGCCGGTTCCCGTATACCCCGTCAAGATCGTTGGGGACGACGTGCTCGTCTCCGTCACCCAGGAGTCCTGA